The proteins below come from a single Staphylococcus sp. MI 10-1553 genomic window:
- a CDS encoding M4 family metallopeptidase has protein sequence MFKLSKKVLFGTLCLSVLSLSPNVYAESSSDKPLEKNFKTTVKSKADANKALKELPSDVKDNYKDYDVVNALTDDLGYTHYTLQPVVDGIHAKDQEVKVHVDKEGKVVLINGAIQSEKVDPTNSVSISKEDALSTAFKAVDIKQSEASNLDEDVVKVNDVEIDGEENKYVYHLELVTMEPDVSHWDLKIDAETGEVVEKTDLVEHVAATGTGRGVLGDTKSININSINDGYSLEDVTSPAVMAAYTYKPSTGSADLITDRDTNFTDDYQRAGVDANYYAKKVYDYYLSKFDRHSYDDRDSDIMSIVHVNNFQGEDNRNNAAWIGDKMIYGDGDGTTFTALSGADDVVAHEITHGVTQQTAGLVYRGQPGALNESISDTFAYFMDPDDTLIGEDVYTPGRPGDALRSMSNPEQFNQPGHMRDYVNTSSDHGGVHTNSGIPNRAAYLTVDKIGQQQAEQIYYRALTTYLTSTSNFADAKASLVRSALDLYGDEVASQVESAWEEVGV, from the coding sequence ATGTTTAAATTGTCAAAAAAGGTTTTATTTGGTACTTTATGTTTATCAGTATTATCTTTATCTCCAAATGTATATGCTGAATCGTCGTCGGACAAGCCACTAGAGAAAAACTTTAAAACCACAGTCAAATCGAAAGCAGATGCAAACAAAGCCTTAAAAGAATTGCCAAGTGATGTGAAAGACAATTATAAAGATTACGATGTAGTCAATGCACTCACTGACGACCTTGGTTATACACACTACACACTTCAACCTGTTGTCGATGGTATCCATGCGAAAGATCAAGAAGTGAAAGTTCACGTTGACAAAGAAGGAAAAGTCGTCCTTATTAACGGAGCAATTCAATCAGAGAAAGTAGATCCAACAAACAGCGTAAGTATTTCTAAAGAAGATGCCCTTTCAACTGCCTTCAAAGCTGTTGATATAAAGCAATCTGAAGCATCAAACTTAGATGAAGATGTCGTTAAAGTCAATGATGTCGAAATCGATGGTGAAGAAAACAAATACGTTTATCATCTTGAATTAGTAACAATGGAACCAGATGTTTCACACTGGGATCTTAAAATTGATGCTGAGACAGGAGAAGTTGTAGAAAAAACAGACTTAGTTGAACATGTAGCAGCAACTGGTACTGGTCGTGGTGTACTTGGTGACACAAAAAGCATTAACATCAATTCAATCAATGATGGCTACTCCCTTGAAGACGTAACAAGTCCTGCAGTGATGGCGGCTTACACTTATAAACCTTCAACGGGTTCTGCAGACTTAATCACGGACAGAGACACAAACTTTACAGATGATTACCAACGTGCAGGTGTTGATGCAAACTATTACGCTAAAAAAGTATATGACTACTACTTATCGAAATTTGATCGCCATTCTTATGACGACAGAGACAGTGATATTATGTCAATTGTGCATGTCAATAACTTTCAAGGTGAAGATAACCGTAACAATGCCGCTTGGATTGGTGACAAAATGATTTACGGTGATGGCGATGGCACTACATTTACAGCTTTATCTGGTGCAGATGACGTCGTTGCCCACGAAATTACACACGGTGTGACGCAACAAACAGCTGGACTTGTTTATCGTGGCCAACCAGGTGCTTTGAACGAAAGTATATCTGACACATTTGCTTACTTTATGGATCCAGACGATACTTTAATCGGTGAAGATGTGTATACACCAGGACGCCCAGGTGATGCATTACGAAGCATGTCAAATCCAGAACAATTTAACCAACCCGGCCATATGAGAGACTATGTCAACACATCAAGTGACCATGGTGGTGTACATACGAACTCAGGTATCCCGAATAGAGCAGCTTACCTTACTGTTGATAAAATCGGTCAACAACAAGCTGAACAAATTTATTATAGAGCATTAACAACTTACTTAACTTCTACTTCAAACTTTGCAGATGCGAAAGCGTCATTAGTTCGTTCAGCACTAGACTTATATGGTGACGAAGTAGCGAGCCAAGTAGAATCAGCATGGGAAGAAGTTGGCGTATAA